The Bacillus rossius redtenbacheri isolate Brsri chromosome 5, Brsri_v3, whole genome shotgun sequence region AAGTTGCAGTGTTAAATATCTTAAGATCATGTTACTGAAAAATATGGGAACCATCAGATGAAAAGATGTAATCATGGGAATCAGATAGATATTGACTGaataaaaaaagtgtaaaatgtgTTAAGGTAACAAAAACTCTATGACCAGCATGAGACAGATTTTTTTTGCTGAGAGCAAAACTTCTTTTGATAgctatatattattaaaaattaatttgtggaGCAAATGAATGCCAAAAAACATTGTGATACAAGATGTGCAGATAGTGACTTTATCCTTGCCATTAAACCTGGACTACCACAACAACCTTATGTCAAATaacttaacaaaacaaaaattccaTGTCAAAGATTAAAATGCATAAACCCTTAAAAAGCTATAAAAACAAAGTAACAGTGGAATTAAAATTCATTCTATATTAATTTCAATACTTTGACGTTATTATAATGCAAGTACGTTATATGTCTTACAAAAACTGTAGGCTATTTAAAACTGGCATACAATTAGAATCTGTAAACAAATTTTGTGCACCATCTaaaaatttatggaaataaataacacaattggtaacaaataaacaaactaggGGAAAAAAGCATTTTCTGACAGTCTCACAATTACCTATGTGATAAACTATTGCTTAGAACACAAGAAATACAAGATGTCTCTTTGCTAAGCTGAAGTGGAAGTAGTTTCAAAAATTCGGAAAGTTCATATATAGTTTTAAGTATGTACATATGTATGAACAGTAGACAAAATGTTTGCAATTGTCTCACAAACAGCATGAGGCAGGGACAAAACACACACCTGACAGTGTGGGGTCAAATTACTTTTCCAAAACAGGCTAATGTGAGTCGAAGCAATATTGCCTAGCAATATGCACAATGTTGTAAGCATGCCTCAGTAATTGCAATGTTGGGCTCAACAACAAACAAGTCCATTTTGGCATTTTTTGTCTGGGATTTTTTGTTCGTATCAACACACAGATGTAGGTTAGTTTCTGCAGTGTTGTCGCAACACTTGTACGTGCACCGGGACATCAGGTTGCCTTAATTCTACGACACACACCACAGTAAAACACGGCAATGCACTTTGCACAGAGCTCTAAACAAAACAATCTAAATGTGAGAAgcataaacaaataaacaatgaTTAAACTCAAATCTTTAAATATAACTTGAAAAAAGCCATGTATCATCGCGTACCAATACATACTCCCCAAATCATGCCCATATATTTTGCTTCTTTAGAAAAAGGCTTAAAATAGAAGCCTGTAAGGACGTTACATACATTTCACATCATTCCTTTGTATCTTATTAAAAGTAGGTACTTTTATTCTCAGTATCAGTCATATTATATTTAACTAAACAACAATATCCTAgcatgcatatatttttttacacacttttCTGTAAGTcatggttttaatatttttgacaatatacaataaactaaaaaaactacaacatttaaagtataacGTAATTCTTGgaagaccatttttttttcacttggaaatatttgttacaattaaaagtaTATGTAGAACATTGAAAAATCTAACATAACTGAAATTCACATAAGTGtggattttattaatattaaaacccTTTGCACTCCATTTAATTTTCTACAAACCACCTGTCCAGATCCAATTTAAATCAGGAGGTAGAAACTATGTAGAGATTTTGACTTAAAATGGTATCTTCAAATTTATCATAATAGCTTTCGATCACTATTTCagtttaattctttaattttgctGAGTCATACATTACTAGAACCAGAAAATTGAGAGTTTAAATTTAAACACTGatacttaaaaattacaaaacacaaaaaaaaatttttttggagatTAAAATGATTGTTTTTACTGTGTCCACAACACTCTCCTAAGCGGAGATACAAAGAAATGAACTGAAAGTAATACGCCCTTAAGTTCAACTTCACCTGCCAtgtcaaacattaattttttctgGCTAGTTACAGAtagttataaagaaaaaaatttctactATGGGACTGCAAAAGTAAAGTTGTTATGTAATATCAAACTGTGAAATCAGAGGGAATGAACTTCTAGGCCAGTGGTATTCAAAGTGTGCATTCTAAAAGCCATCCGGATGCACCCTGTAGTATTCCAGAGAAATGTGTGTCcagatataaaattaaatatacttactATATTATACCATTTCACTACAGATATACCGCTCTTTATAGTTAACACATCATTATACGTTTTTCCCGAATAGTGATTTAGTTCAGTATAGCACTGTTTGTAAAGAAGACTGTATGAACTTAAGGTAtatttcatttttctttcttAACATTTTTGTTACTGTAATACTGACTcaattattataacatatttcttAGAAATTTGAAAATGGTGCCCTTACAATTATTTGTAGGATTTTAAATGTGCTTCGACTTCAAAAAGTTTGGAAACCACTGTTCTAGTATGTGATCATACCATTAGCCAGGAAAAATTTTGAATATGATATTTGCCAGAATTTCCGAAAATATAAGCTAATGTGCAGAATATATCTgaagcaaaatttaaaaacaaaaggcAATTTCCAATGCTTATACAGCAGTACATACAAAGGAACGACGATAAAATCAAAAATGACAAATACAACAATGAAACGAAAATACAAGAAACCAACATGACATGTGAAACCTAACATAAATCTTTCAGagttttaaaaatactgtatcTATTACAAGAGCTAATTGTGAACTTCATCAATAGCTAGACAGCAACCACAAATATTCTGAACTGGCAAcacaaaaacttaataaaaataataaatggaaaaataaatcaaactgagacaatgaaaaaaaattcaacacagctTACCTTGTACATAATAAATAATGTGCATCACACAAGTTTTTCATTTTTAACTTACCCAACAATTACTGCGTAAGTATGCACTTATTAAATCTGAAAGTGGCACTAAAACAATACAATGTTGTGAATCACAAGCTACAATATTAACCATAGAACActcaacataacacaataatgCTGACAACTATGTTCAGTTTCAGCCAATCAGCAGCTGTTACCTGTTCAACAAACATATCTCAAAACAAAACAGAATCAACACCATTCAACATTTTCTTCAACTTTTGTCAACATTTCACTTAACAAGAAATCTTTTTACCCATCAACATTCTGCTACTTTTCTTGGAACATCAGTTACAAGAACTGAAATATTTAGACGCATACTACAGCtgcaaaataaagtttaaaaatcaaACCATTTCCTTGCcataacattgaaaaaaaaagaagacaaaatCAAAGCTTctaataatgtaatgaaaattcaAACTATTCAGTAAGATTGGTTGCAACATGACAATGCATGCTGTTATTGAAGTATGTACTCTAACTTGTTCATTTTTTAACTTGCCTTCTGTGCAGTACAAGAATGGTCCTTACAAAGAAAACCACATTTCTAAACAATATTTACATAACAACTAAATTCAACCTTAAACtgccttaaaaaaaaagattcctaCTTACTTAGTTCACGTAGGCAAGCCCCGAGACTTCATTTCTCCCCAGTTTTCGATGGCTTTGCCAAACATGTATTCCAGGAGCTTATCGCTCAGTTCTTGTCTCAAGTCTTTGGTCAACTCCCCGACGACACTCCGGACGACATTCTGAACGGTAACGGCCAAGCCATCCGTGCCCGCCGGAGACCCGGAGCTATCGCAAACCATGGCCTCTTGCGCGCTACCGTCCGCCGTGTCTCCCAGCCCAATATCCACCGTGGAGTCGGGGTCCTGCAGCCTCTGAGGAGACTCCGGCGTATCTCGCACCACGTCTCCCCGAGCAGCATCCGCCTTCTGCTGCTGCAGCACCTGCTTCAGTTTCCTCTTGATGTCGTAACTCTTCTTCGCTATCGAAGATTTGTCTGCTTTTATCACCCGAGTCTTCTCCTTCGCAGGGTGGGGCTCCGATGCTCTGTCCATGAAGTTCTTCTTCGTGTTCAAGTTCTTCTGCAGCCACAAGCCGTGCCACTTCAGGTAGATGGCCCTCGAGCGGAATGGCGAGGGGGGCGGTGAAAGAGGCTCGTCGGGATGTTCCTCGAACAAGGGCGTGTTGTGCGAGGACGGAGGCGAGGGCCTCTGGTGGGAATGCTTCCTCGAGCTGGGGGGAGTTTTCTTTTTGGGCACAAGATGACCCAGGGGCCCGTCGTTAAGCAGCAGCTTGATCCTGGAGTCCAAGTCGAGCTTGGAGGGTTCTATCTCGCCCGTGCGGCCGGACGAACTCTCGCCGTGCTTGCTCCTTCTCCCGCTGGTGGAGGGCGGGGAAAACAAGCCGTGCCTGGAGTCCTGGGACTTCCTCCTGCTCGCAACAGACAGCTCTCCTTCTTCCGTCTTGTCCGACGGAGGCAACGGAGGAGGTTGAGGGGGAGGTGACGGGGGCAGCGGGGGTTGCAGCGTGTGTGGTAACGGAGGATGGAGTGGTATCGGCGGCGGTGGTATGTGCAAAGGCGGCAGTCTGATTTTCTCCACTATCGAGTAGTTGGGACGATGGAACATCGGAGGAGGAACTCGAGGATCGAAGGAAGGCGTGGGAGACGTACAGCTACCATCAACCCCTGCCCCTATCCCCAAAAATTCACCATCGAAACGTGGTGGAAACTGTCTGTGCTTAGTCCTCCTGTGGAGCGCGTGCCCGTCGAAATGAATGCCGCCGGGGGGCT contains the following coding sequences:
- the LOC134531944 gene encoding vasodilator-stimulated phosphoprotein-like, which gives rise to MRPAVVNHHQRPTVQNFKLVVDPNLVGGSAPYYSFGADVEDSLARHDPREPVSIDRKDVDLPVPQFEDGSTNHISVISSHRGPAMAQDSINTFLDDYYEVFQKNMKERVSKCEPSNLIYVNTCDVTQPPPTFRAEPPGGIHFDGHALHRRTKHRQFPPRFDGEFLGIGAGVDGSCTSPTPSFDPRVPPPMFHRPNYSIVEKIRLPPLHIPPPPIPLHPPLPHTLQPPLPPSPPPQPPPLPPSDKTEEGELSVASRRKSQDSRHGLFSPPSTSGRRSKHGESSSGRTGEIEPSKLDLDSRIKLLLNDGPLGHLVPKKKTPPSSRKHSHQRPSPPSSHNTPLFEEHPDEPLSPPPSPFRSRAIYLKWHGLWLQKNLNTKKNFMDRASEPHPAKEKTRVIKADKSSIAKKSYDIKRKLKQVLQQQKADAARGDVVRDTPESPQRLQDPDSTVDIGLGDTADGSAQEAMVCDSSGSPAGTDGLAVTVQNVVRSVVGELTKDLRQELSDKLLEYMFGKAIENWGEMKSRGLPT